The genomic segment CTTCATCGTCATGTGCCGGGTGGTCGACCCCAACGCCGAGGACCCGGACCCCCGCAAGGGCCCGATGGTGCAGATCATCGTCCCGACCGCCACCAAGGGCGTGAACATCGTGCGGGGCATCGGCGTGTGGGGCCGCAAGACGTCGGACCACTGCGAGGTGAAGTACGAGGACGTGCGGGTGCCCGTCGAGAACGCCCTCGGTCGGGTCGGCGAGGGTCACCAGGCCGCGCAGGACCGCCTCGGCGCCGGTCGGGTGTACCACTGCATGAACTCCGTCGGGCAGATGTGGCGGGCCTTCGACCTGATGGTCGAGCGGGCCCGCAGCCGTGAGGTGCACGGCGGCCTGCTCCAGGACAAGCAGTTCATCCAGGGCTTCATCGCCGACTCGTACATGGACATCCAGGCCGCCCGCCTCATGACCATTCACGCCGCCGAGAAGGTCGACGCCGGCATGCAGGCCGCCCGCACCGACATCTCGGCCATCAAGATCTTCGTGCCCAACGCCTACACCCGGGTGGTGGACCGGGCCATCCAGGTGTGGGGCGCGGCCGGCGTCTCCAACGACCTGCCGTTGTTCGCGATGTACCAGGGCGCCCGCACCCTGCGCATCGCCGACGGCCCCGACGAGGTGCACAAGATCCTCATCGCCAAGAACGTCCTCGGCCAGTTCGCGAGCGGCGAAGGCTGGGACTTCGGCAACTAGCCCGGCGCCCTCGTTCTGGTACCTCGTTGGCTACGCAGGCGTAGCCAGGTACGTACCGGGACGGCTCGTCGGG from the Acidimicrobiales bacterium genome contains:
- a CDS encoding acyl-CoA dehydrogenase family protein; the encoded protein is MAMNVKPIATLDERINDIRGRTAEIVNEDIIPNESVLWRSAEDSSFTEHNEALELRAAIKDRVKSAGLWAPHLPTEYGGMGLDFLAHAYMNEVLAYALGAASLFGVVAPNSGNQSILVKYGTEEQKRKWLLPLIDGEMESGFSMTEPHNPGSDPRSLTTSAVVDGDDFVINGHKWFTSNGIDADFFIVMCRVVDPNAEDPDPRKGPMVQIIVPTATKGVNIVRGIGVWGRKTSDHCEVKYEDVRVPVENALGRVGEGHQAAQDRLGAGRVYHCMNSVGQMWRAFDLMVERARSREVHGGLLQDKQFIQGFIADSYMDIQAARLMTIHAAEKVDAGMQAARTDISAIKIFVPNAYTRVVDRAIQVWGAAGVSNDLPLFAMYQGARTLRIADGPDEVHKILIAKNVLGQFASGEGWDFGN